The Apium graveolens cultivar Ventura chromosome 10, ASM990537v1, whole genome shotgun sequence nucleotide sequence GGCAAGTAAAAGATGTTGGCATCCTCTCCCCAACGAAATAGCAATGGAAACATCAGCAAGAAAATAAGAAGCAAGATCACTCTCTCAGTTATTAAATGAAAGCCAAGATATATTTAACTATGAAAGCTATAGACACTTCAGCATCTGTTAGTTGTTTCTTCTTAAAATAAATAATGTGAGCTTGGATAATAATATATTACAATATATGTCCTTCGATTGATCATACCTGAAGTTGGTCATCCCTTCCCCATCTCGCAATATTGCCGATTACTTTAAGTGCAGAACTGGCAACCTCAGCATCAGTGTGACTGAAACACCGATAAACATTAATATTACTAATTAAAAAATACAAGGACAGAATGGCAACAAAGAAAAGTAGCCAAAATTCACTTACTAGATTAATGCTATTTGCCTTTTAAAAGCTTGTTCTTCAAGTTCCACGTGCTTTTTAAAACTAAGGTACTGAAGTGCGTCACATGCCCTCACTAAATGGTTATGATGATAGTATTCAACCTGAATTATCTTGTCTAAAATGGTAAGAGCCACCCGTTCCTGCAaacaattaatttttttaaatgcaCTGTGCTAGTTACAAATGACTCTCAATGGTCTTGGGAAAAAAAGCTAAGAAAGTGAAAGGGGTGATAACCTACCTCCTCAGGAGAAAGCTTGACTTGGCAAACAACTACCATAAGATTTCCCACGCAATTCAATGTCTCAAAGTCCTCATTGCAATTTGTAACAACATTGAGCGCAATATTTATAGCATTTTTTTGAACGATGACACTCGCATGACCGGGGTATACACGTGCTAAACTTATCAATGTGTACATAGCCTACACATTTAGATAATATCTCTAGTTACGGTGCATTCACAGTGACCAAAATAAGGAAAACCAACTAACTAATGAAGTGAAGATTACCCGAAGTGCAGTAGAGTGATCATGCATAAGATCCACAAGGTATTGAATTGTCTCGTTTATAAGCACAAAATCGCATTTATCAAGCCTTGAAACAGCCAGGATGTAAGTAGCTGTAAACTGGTTTAAAACGTGCCCGTTCAGTGTCTTTACAATAAACTATAATACTAATTAAAAATTCAGAATGTTTAGTGACATCAATCAAACCTTGATGGATTTTTTGTTGCTCTCGCGAAGGATTTTAACAATGCGCTCAAGAACAACAGGGTTGAGGGCAACTTCAGCAACTCTTGGTTCTGTTTGTGAAAATAAGCTCAgtacacaatatatatatatgtcaatGAAATTCAATAAAAGGGGGCAGTGAAAAATAACCAGATAGATTACCATAAAGAACGATATTTTTAATTTCTTTAATGGCACTTGACATCTGCGACAAGTTGAAGTTCATAGGGTCGCTGAACTTCATAAAATCTTTAACATAAGGTTCAAGAATTGGAATCTGAAACGAAATTCATTGTCAACAAATATAATTATTAGATACTTAATATAAGTGAATAACAAAATCACAAACAAcatatattataaaaaattgcCTTTCTTTGGAGATTGAATGCAAGCCTCTTCTTGACAAAAGAATTGTACTGGCCAAACCTGGTTCCAGGTGGCGGTGTCAAACGATCTTTTTTGCGATTTACAAATTGCAGAAACATATCATCAGGCTTTAACATGTGTTCAGTTCCAAATAGTAAACCCTAACCAAAATATTTAACTGATCAGATACTAATAATTAAGCAGGAAATACAATATTATTCGCATCCCTAATCTTAGTTTCATATGGGTTGTACTCATGGATCGGTACTGTTTGAATTATCTTCTATTAATTTCTCAAACCCTAACTTCAGACAAGTTCGATTGATGGTTTGTCGGGAACGCATGTGTATATAATATATAGAGTCTGTAAAAGCTAGACATCATTGTACCACATATTTCTAGTTCCTTTTACACTATTTTACACGTGTTttgttcatattttattaatatctataaatattttaatatttttaaaatttaaattgagaattggtgaaccctaaatagtaaaaataaataataattacaCTTCAGTTCCTAGGGTTTAAGCCCTGACCCTAAATCCTAGATTAAATTAAGGTTTAGGCTCTAAGTCTTTAGGCTCTAAATCCTAAATCGGTATACGTTTTATTAATTTATTgtttaatatttctaaaacctAAAAAGGGATTGGTGAAtcctaaaatgttaaaaattgttaaattagggcccactttttaatattttagggtgTACCAATTCTCAATTTgggtttttaaaaatattaaaacattTATATATCTTTTCAATATATAATAGAAGAACAAAGTGATAATATTTTTGAGACTAAAAAGTCACATTAAAAAGACTAAATTATccatgtttttaatatttatataaaagaagTGGTCTGTGGAATCAAACTCGAGATATTTCATTACCTATACAACCTCATatcactacaccatattgtcacatgtgctttttatcatccaaataatatgtaagtgtgctaaataaatattttatttaactttaagaATAGTTACTTGAATTTCGCAAAAAAAAAAATGACAGTTACTTGAATATTCGTATAGTTAATTTTAAAGATTTGAATTCCAAATATAAAGTTAGGCATATtaaacatatttttttattataaatagtaattaaaatgtacatatataattttttaaaaaatattgaaaattacatataaataatctatattgacattacatatttagataaattcgaattataatgagtcaattcatttttatttatttcgaatttgaaatcagatcttggcccattattcaaaaaatactcgaaatttgactacacgACCCTAAcaaaaaacatcgtcacattctaaATTTAGTAAATTTAAGTTACAAGatcggcgagaatatcttaccaataatgtgaaattttttaatatcttatgttaatatgaattaatgtgtttgagatttttataggatcaagtcaattgattatttgtattaaaattactaacttcactggtagcGCATTATTATTTTCGACTTTTCCACAATTTTCTATGTGTTTAGCAATTTTTTGGTATTTTCTaagaattttctttatttttgatgtATTTATCAAAAATATATTGTGTCATTTTCTcgtaaaaaataattatataaattattattattattattattattattattattattacgaataattataaatttcagattattatttttaaataataatttcaCAATTTTATTGGGGCTCAATATCTCTAGTCGATTCAGACATCATTTCGGGTCGAATTATCCATTAAAATGGAGCCCGTGTCAACCAATTTCGAACTGATTCAGCTCTTTTTTTTATCACATATTATTTTTggaaataataatatatatttacaACTTTGTACGAGGCTCACAACCCTAACATGCCCGAAGTAGGGTCAAATTTCTATCATTTTTCGTCATTTGAGGTTCGAAATCTTTTCGAATATTTCTTAGAAAATAATTTAAGAATTcatatttttttcttaatttattttatCACCAATTTTCGGGCCTTTTCGGATTGAGAATGGAGACGGATTGTAGGCCGAAGTGGAGCTCAAGTCGAACACTTTCAATATAAAAATCGAAGCCGATATTAGAATCTCTTTTTAAATTTCTATTCTTCCAAAATATATGTAATGGAGAAATACTTCCTAAAAAATTTACTTTGAAATTATCTTGGCATTTAGGATTTCTAGGTTGATGATGTTCAACCTTCAATTGGGGTTGGTGGGACTTGAAACATGAGTCGTTCGACGTGGATTAAGGTCCAAAATCCATGACTAGGATTAAGAACAGGATCCACGACCAGGATCCACGACCGGAAATTAGACCAGAGGTGAAGTCGAATTATGGGTCATTTTTGGAACCTCTAGTCGAAGCaaatcgactaggatccacgacctgaaATTCGAACAGGAATGAGGTCAAATTCTGGGTCATTTTTGAAACCTCTAGTTGAAGTAAATCGACTAGGATCCAGACCAGGATTGAGGACCAGGAGCCACGATTAGTGAGGAGCAGGATCCACGACTAGGATTAAAGACAAGGATTAAGGACCAAGATTGAGGTCCAGGATCCACGACTAGGATTAAGGACCAGGATTGAGGTTCATATAACAATTTTAACATCCTTCAAGATGGATTCATGCCAAATTTTGGGCTCTCATACCTTTTCAACATGCCATGTtttatttgaaaaatattttttttgtgaAACGTGATAACTTCTCACTCGTTACTTAGATTCATACTTaaaatatatcaaatcgaagctttTTTTGAGTTCTTTATCTTTGTAACATATATTAGCTGACTCCCACGTTTTCaatcttcaaaaaaatcatttaaggATTTTTAATGCTCTTGAGGAGTTCACACCCGCATTGAGGGGTTTCCAACAACAACCGTGAGCTAGGAACTTCGATTCTTACTCGAGTTTTGAGTAGTATTGGTCATATCGACCTACAAGGTTTTTTTGGGTTCCATCCCTTTAATCTTGTAAGCTTTGCTCAGAGTGATTCATTTTCAATTCTTCAATACACATCTATGGTGACATCTTATACTTTTGTATGCTCTTCAGACGGGACCATGTCAAATTTGTTCATCATCAAGACTTATATATCAGTTTGACGTTCCTATGAAGCGGATTATCAACAATGAATTTATAATATCCAACCCTCAATGAGTATGCTTTTAGCATTCCTACCGAGGATGAAAATTCTATGTTAAATTTGCATCAACTCCACATTTGAGGGTTCAACCCTTATAATTCTTCCTTTTTGGAACTGCTGAGCTTTTAGTTCCTTCGTTCGTggttttagcaaataaaattttCTTCGAAGTGGATCACAACAACAAACCTTATGATTTGTTGCATGCCACATTCTTAGTAGTTCATCTCTTTATGATATTTTGGGCGACGAGAATCTTATCCCAATTCACTCCTAACATGATATAACCCTTCTCAATCAAGGGCCAACTTTCTCTTTTGCCCTCTAAGAGTTTTCATTTTTGAATTGTCGTTCGTTGTACATTTGGATTTATGGAATCACATTCTACATATAATATTCTCTATAGGAACTGTGCGACTTGTTGGGCTGTTATCACGGCTAATGGTTTGCCTCAACCCACCTTGTAAATTAATCAATAGACACTATGAGGAATTTCCTTCAAACAGTGGCCTCGGGAGGCCACTCGGGAAACAAGGAAGTCTGTAGGATAATTTCAGAGATAGCTGTTGCTCAAGACCGAACATTCATAGAAGTTGGTTTATGTTTTAAtgcattttttttattttttattaagtTAAAAGTCATCCTTTCTACATGATTTCTAATGTTACGagtaaatttttttatatattttattatgtttattTATCCGCACCGACCTGATTTTGCATCTATTATTTACAGGCTCTAGAGCAAGCCGACTTGATATATAATCTCTGCGGCCTCCTTGAAGTTGCTGAGTTTGATGTGAAGTTCGAGGCAGGTTGGTAATTTTGAACGGATTGAAGACCGCGATATTGGAATCTTACAAATTTTTGTAACATCTTTCTCATGAAAGCAATTCCTTCGTTGATTGAGGATCTTGGACCAATAAGTGACCGGTCAAGAATTAAGTTGCTTGAAGAATTTAGTTGCTATGAGCTACTCGCACTGTTGCTAGAAGGAATTATGTCAGAAGTGCAATCAACACATATAAGGGTGTGTTTGATATTGTTATTGCAGATAGCAATAGCAGTTTTTCGCTGAAAAGCggttaaaaaactgtttggtaaaatttaaaagctgctgctgatttcaccatcaaaccttatcaaaagcattattatttttaattttttgcatcaacacatatacgtatcaaaaaaattaccaaacagtcatctgatttttactTTTTTCAGCAGCACTTTTTCTAACAACACAACAATTTTTAGCAGCAATCCCAAACAGAGCCTAACTGTCATTAGTAATTGCTGTCCTATTAATTTGGGTATTAGTTTCAAGAAACTTGAAGTTGTAAAGTTTATGAAGTTTCACCAGCCTCTTCGAGGTACATATAGAATATTACTTCCTTTACTAAAATTTCTGCAACAGATTTAGATATTACAAGAGCTAAATTTAGAACACAACATATTAATCATCTTATAAACTAGCTTTATAACCCTGTGCGAGGCACAGATATTTTCTAGTATTGCTGAGCAACATTGCGAAGCCCTGCATTGGTTAGAAAGATTTGGGCTTGGTTTTAGACATTTACAATTTAGCTAATAAATTGTTCTGATCCTGCAGCATTCAAGAATACCTGGAGGCTCTCAAAAAGATGAGCCATGAGTACACGACATTATGCTGACAGAGAAAAAACAGAGGCTTCACACTGTGCAGAGCTAAAATTGGACCAGTGCCATGGGTATATATTTGAAAGTTTTATATCAAATTTGCTGATACAGAGAAGAATCTTGGGAAAAGAGGTGATAGTGTGATACAGTAATCATGGAAGATGGCTCTCAAATACAAAATAGATGCCATAAACTAGATTTTGATGTAATAGAAATACGGGTTTTCTAATGTGTGTCCAAGGGCACACAATAAGCACGTAGTTAAATTTTGGGGAAATACATGCCACAAACAAGATCAAGTTAATCAACCCAGAAATTACTGCAGCGATTACTGGAAACCAAACAGAGCCTTAATATCTAAAGTCTGACGCTGAGACAACAAGGAGggttttgtgtgtgtgtgtgtccaGAAATCAGATAAGGTGAGGATCCTAAAATTCAGTTGTACTGCACTTAAACACTGGGTTCTTGAGACAACCTTTTAGTCTTGCCTGGCACTTCTTTAAGGAACACCTATGCAAGTATTGACTGCTATTCCATAAGCTTAATAAAGTTGGGAGAATGTTACTAAGCTAATGCAATATTAATGCAAACAGGTCTAGTGCTTAGTTACTAAGCTTATAACTCTGACACCCGAATTCAATTCAACCAATAAAGATTTATCTTTGTACCAAAACATACATAAATTTAACAAAGAACTAATCAATTTAACAAATTAAGCAAAAAACTATAAAATCCTTGAAAACATTGTGCATTGCAGTTTCATTATTAAGTCAAAGCAAAATAAGATACATACGGATTAATATTCTTCCCATGATAAGTTGTTTCAGAAGAGGGTATTATATCACTGTTATCAGAATTATATTCTTCTTCAGTGGTTGGGAATTCATTGCAATTCCAAGTGACTTTTACGCGAAAACAATCAGCAACCACTTGAGAATCCGTTCCATTTAGAAAAGTATCAAAGCATGCAGTGCCTTGGTAATCTTTATCACCACAAGAGAGAGAAATATCCACATACATCACGGAACCTAAGGGAACACCAACACGAGATTTGGACAATGGAATCACTCCAACATGTTCCTTTTCCTTTTCCGTGTTTGACAATGTAATAGCTCCAATGTgttccttctccttttccatGCTGCACACTTCTATACTGTCAGTAGGCTTTTGGACAAAGAGTATACTTGTACTAGAAAAATCTTCAAAATGGCTGTTCGTAGAAGCAATGACTCCATAGACATTGATGGTGGTGGAAGCAGACATGTTCAACCGCTGAACCTCCAGAATGGCTACTGTGGCATTGTTGAAATAACCAAAAATAACATCAATCTCTCCATTACAATTCACTGATTTGATGCTTCGTTTAATTATACCATCCCCGTGCCTAAAATTTTCAGGGCTTACGTCTATACAACCCTTGTACGAACCACAAAAAAGATCATCAAACTCTAATTTCAGTTCAGAATAGATTGGTCCTATACCCGTGACAGGAATGTAATCCATAAATTCAATCGGCGGCTTATTCATATCTATATTTTGTTCATGATACAAGTCAAACTCAATGTCATCAACAATCATAGCGATAGTACCAAGCTGCTTCTCGGGCATTACAACGTCATGACTTGCGTATGTCATATAAAACAACTCTATAAGAGGGATCCCGTCCCATCCCTTCAAACATGAATGATTATCAACATGTGAGATGTATACatcaatttaaaataaaaaattaaatctGAAAACGGATAATTATGAATACATAAGTCAGGATCATAGTAGTTCTTCACAACTATACATGTTCGTAGATCAAAACACCAGAACAACATCCTACGAAGAATAGAATGTCTTACCGTAGAGTGCATCATGACAATGCTAGTAATAACctcgctaaaataatatttttctccggTTCCAACATAATGGACCCAGTGTATTTTTTTTTACTCCCAATAAAGTAATAAACTCTCTAAAGTAATATATTTTCTCGGTTCCAACCctattactttaaagaggtttaactgtATTACCGTAGAGTGCATCATGACAACGCTAGTATCCTCAGTAATATTTTTCTCCTCAAGCGTTTTTTCATCCTCGAGTACGTTTCCATGATGGATAAGCTTCTGTTCGGAGGCAGGGTAAATATCTGCATGTTTTATAGCCTCTAAAATTTTCTTCACATCAGAAACCTGAACAGCAGCAAAAGATTTTAATTTGTAAACAAAACATACAATCGTAAAAGTTGTTCACATTCACGGCATAGAAATTGATCAATTTAGCGGTGGTTAGGTTATCAATTCATAAACATATAAAAGTGTGTGTAAGATTAAGGGAGAGAGATTAATACTTTATCCTCCGGTTTGACTTGAATATCAAAAGCAATGTTCTTCACAGTTTTAATAGACAACCTCATCGTGCGCTTTCTAAGCAGCAAACATCTTCTCTTCTGGTTTAACAAGAATATTTATAGGGTTTTTCTAAATTAAAAATGGAATTGCAGGCGCTGAGGATAACCTCGGGAGACATGCAAGAAAACAAGTTATAAATACAAGGGTTGTGTTTGTATTTACAGATTTGCCCTTAAAATATTAAAGTATAAAATGTGTTAGGCGCCGTTTGGTATTGTGTTTACAAACAGCTACAACTTTTTGCTAAAAAGCTGTCAGAAAGTTGTTTGGTAAATTGTAAAAACTGCTGTCTggaaaatttgaaaaaaaacTATTTCTAGATTTTGCAAGAATAGCTATCATTTCACCGTCAAACCTGTTTCACCGTCAAacttctcaaaaatattattttttatatattatatctcaaaatattcataaattaaaaaaattaccaaacagtcatctaattTGTCTGACAACACTTTTTCTAACAGCACTGCACATAAGTTTTCAACAGCACTCCCAAACGATGCCTTAATATCAGGTAACCAGTTTTCTGGTTAAAAATTGATACATATCCGGAATTTAGCACTTCAAAATTTCTAATATGAATGTGATTGGGTGTTTTTTATATATTAAGAAAATGTGTTTGATTTGGTAAATTTCCTTTATACAAATCGACAACTTACATAGGTCAAGGTTTATGCGCTGATTTTTATTGGGTCAAGCCCCATTTGCAAAATAAAACCCGAAAACTAATATAAAACGAATAGTTGAATAACATAATTTCTCGATAGCTGAATAACATAATTTGCAAATATAAAACAAATATAAAATGATTATAGTTGAATAACGTAATTTCTCGATAGTTCcctatctatactatattatactagacgaaatattaaaaatttggtagtcgaTCGGTCGGTatttgctgaaattacttaattacccttactcAACTATTTTAATGAGCTggaattaaatataaaataagtcaataattatagggttcaattctaattttaattaatattgaAGTCAACTTACTTTGttattttaccaatttcaattctattttatatcaaactatatattattataattttttattaaattcaactttttctaccaatttaaattttaatttatatcaagttctatattattctaatttgttaaTTCAAATTTACGCAAACTAAATATAATGTCTAAATGCATGGGCTCATTACTCTAGAAGTTTTagatttagttgatataatgTGACTTGGTCTAAGATAAAATAATTATACTATCAGTCTTCCTAAATAAGTATACTAGTGAagttggataaacaaaataatatatttatttcgAAACCATTCTTTCGTTTATGGAGCGGCTAAGTAGAATATGTGCTTAACTTTCCAGGGATTAAAAAAACCTGGTTTCTGTCTTGCAAATATTGCAAGTTTATGTCTTGTCTATATGACAAGTGAGGGTTGAATCTAAACATATCATATTTATTTTCTTTGTGTGTTATTATTAGTTTCTATGGCAAACAATCAGGGTTCTCTGGAGGATGTGTATGCCCGATTAACATTGGAAGATGAAGAAGAGGGAGGAATACTGGTGGGATCGGATGAAGTGAGGCAGGTTACACCAAAGTTCATTCTGGTGGGGAGGTTCTGACAGATACAAATATTaattttcctgtaatgcagaaTGTGCTAGCAGCGTTATGGCGACCGAGGAGGGGGGTGGAGATACATGAGTTGGGAGGACAACGATATTCGTTTGTTTTCCATCATAGGTTGGATTTGGAGAAGGTAGTGGAAGGCGGCCCATTGACATTTGAACAGAGTCTCTTGATCTTTCATAAGCTCGAGAATGCAGAGGATCCCCATATGGTACCACTAAATACGATGGATATTTGGGTGCAAGTGTATGATCTTCCGCAAGGTATGATAAGGGAGAGCATTATACAATAGGTGGGGAATTCGATAGGCAGTTATGTCAAATCTGATACAATGAATATGAATGACATGTGGAAGCAGTTCATACGTATCCGCGTAAGGATGGATGTTAACAAGCCGTTAAAGCGAAGGATGAAACTGAAAAGGGAAGGAGGGGAATGGAGTTGgttaaattttaaatatgaaCGGTTATCCATGTTCTGTTTTGTGTGCGGACTGCTTGGACACTCGGATAGAGACTGTGAAGTCGTATATGCTAATTCGGAGAAAATTGTGGAAAGAGCGTATGGAGTATGGCTTCGAGCTCCTAATAAAAATGTTAAATTACAAAATATTGGTGCTAAATGGTTAAGGAATGGTGGTGATGGGACATAAACATGGCAGTCGGGGCTTCGTGGTGGACAAGGTAGCAGAACAAGGGAGGCGAATTTTACGGAGGAAGACGGGGTGGTAAGAGAAAAATTAGGGGGGACAGATATGGTTCGGGTAACAGATCGTATTCCAAGGGATAGAGGAGATCTTGGAGATTTTCAAATGACAGATAATATGGAAATAACTAAGGGGGCGGGAGATTTGGAAGGAAATGAAGTGGAGGTGTTGGATACAAAAAGAAGATGCGTGGATACAGATCAGCATAATGGGGAAAATGTGAACAATATAGTTACTATTATGGACCCAAATGTTAGTGGGCCAAAAAACGGATTAGAGGCGGGACCTGGACTCCAGGCCCGCCTAGCCCAATGAGTGTCTTGGCATGGAATTGTCGTGGTTTGGGTAAGCCACGAGCAATTCGTTTTCTAAAAGAAATTATCCAACAAAAAAATCCGAATATTATTTTCCTTTCAGAAACTTTAGTTAAAAAAATAAAAGATTTGTGTCGTAGTATTCACTTTGCGGAATATGTAGCTGTCGATGTTCAAGGCCATAGCGGAGGTTTAGCATTGTTATGGAAGAATGAGGGGGATGTAAAGTTGTGGAGATTAATAGgaattttattgattttgagGTTGAGAATGGATGTATAGGCCGATGGCGTTATACGGGGTTCTATGGATGTCCGGAATGTAATCGTAGAAGGGAATCGTGGAATTTGCTAAAGATGTTGGCTGATCGATCAAGAGTACCATGGTGTGTGTTTGGAGATTTTAATGACATGATGTATGCCCATGAGAAGCGAGGGAGGAGAAATCATCCGGTTAATTTATTAAGTGGATTCACAGAGACTTTGCAAGAGTGTGGGCTGTATGATCTTGGTTTTGTTGGGGAGAAATTCACCTGGGAGAGATCTAGAGGTCAGCATAATTGGGTGCAAGAAAGGTTGGACAGGGTGGTTGCTAATCAGGAATGGAGGGCGTTTTTTCCGATGGCTGAGGTGTGTGTGCTGGACGTGGCAACGTCTGACCACTTGCCGTTATTTTTGGAGCTTCAGAGAAAAGTTTATATGCCTCGTGGTCGTAGGTTTAAATTCGAAAATAGTTGGATACGAGAACAGGATTGTAAGAGTATTATTAGTCAAGAGTGGGAGAAGGCTGAAGGATTTGGTATTGTAGAAAAAATTTTGAGGTGTGGTGAGAGGTTACAGGAGTGGGGGGGTGTTGAGGCAGAAATTTAAACATCAGCTGCAGGAGTGTAGGCATTGGCTTCGAAAGCTTAGATCCAGAAGAGATGCTAGCGGTATTTGGAGGTATAATCAGGTGAGATGGGAGTATTTAAATCTACTTGAAAAACAGGAAATCTACTGGCGTCAGAGAGCTAAACAATATTGGTTGAGGGAAGGGGATCGTAATACTCGATTTTTCCATCGATATGCATCAACgagaaagaaaaataataagGTGGAGAAGATTAAAAACGCAGAAGGGGAATGGCAGGTGACTACGGAGGGAGTGAGAAAGGTTATTGAGGAATATTTTGGGGAGTTATTCAAGGCAGTAAACGGAGATGGGAAATTGTCAGGTCAGGAGGTAGTGCAGCAGATTTCAAATGAAGATAATGATAGGTTGACAGCTGATATTACTGGGGCAGAGGTGAAAGATGCGGTGTTCTCGATGCATCCTGATAAATCGAGTGGACCAGACGGTTTCAACCCAGGGTTTTATCAAGCATTTTGGGATATTGTGCAGATGGATGTAGTTAAATTCTGTCGAGAGTTTATGCAGAATGGTACTTTGCCAGCTGGGGTGAATGAAGCTCTAGTGTGTTTGATTCCAAAGGTTAAACTTCCCCAGACAATGGGGGATCTGATACCCATTTCATTGTGCAATGTTCTTGTGCGGATATTATCAAAGGTGTTGGCAAATAGGCTGAAAAAGCGTTTGTGTGGAATTATATCGGACAAGCAAAGTGCCTTCGTGGAAGGTAGACTTTTAACAGATAATGAATTTATTGCATTTGAAATCAATCACTACATGAAACGGAAAACTCAAGGAAAGATGGGGTGTGCAGGACTGAAATTAGATGTGTCTAAGGCTTATGACAGATTGGAGTGGGGGTTTATTAAGAATATGATGATCAAGTTTGGATTCAGTAGTAAGTGGGTGGACAGATTAATGTATTTTATTAGTTCTGTAAAATACAGTTTTATTCATGATGGTGAGGTGTTTGGAAGTGTTAGTCCGGGACGTGGTATTCGGCAAGGGGACCCGATCTCACCATATATTTACATTATGTGTGCGGAGGGGCTTAGTGCAATTATTAGGAGGAATGAAGAGGTGGGGTTGATACATGGGTGTAGGATTGCTAAAGGGGCGCCAAGAATTTCACATTTACTATTTGCGGATGATTGCTACCTGTTTTTTCAAGCTACAAAGACGGAGGCTAATACAATGAAATTGATCTTGCAGAGGTATGCAAATATCTCGGGGCAACACATAAATTATACTAAATCAACCATTACGTTTTCAGCAAATACAAGGGTAGAAGATCGTACTGAAGTGTGTGATCAGCTTGGTGTGCAGGAAAAATCAGACCCGGGGAAG carries:
- the LOC141693447 gene encoding uncharacterized protein LOC141693447; the protein is MLKPDDMFLQFVNRKKDRLTPPPGTRFGQYNSFVKKRLAFNLQRKIPILEPYVKDFMKFSDPMNFNLSQMSSAIKEIKNIVLYEPRVAEVALNPVVLERIVKILRESNKKSIKFTATYILAVSRLDKCDFVLINETIQYLVDLMHDHSTALRAMYTLISLARVYPGHASVIVQKNAINIALNVVTNCNEDFETLNCVGNLMVVVCQVKLSPEEERVALTILDKIIQVEYYHHNHLVRACDALQYLSFKKHVELEEQAFKRQIALIYHTDAEVASSALKVIGNIARWGRDDQLQILAKDRNFLLYLGKTMTCKPEEFLKEVCRIISEIATAQDGRFKNALEEADLIDNLCSLLEGAEFDVKLEAACAIFNCIRLDDEIEQIKVHGVGI
- the LOC141693830 gene encoding uncharacterized protein LOC141693830 → MRLSIKTVKNIAFDIQVKPEDKVSDVKKILEAIKHADIYPASEQKLIHHGNVLEDEKTLEEKNITEDTSVVMMHSTGWDGIPLIELFYMTYASHDVVMPEKQLGTIAMIVDDIEFDLYHEQNIDMNKPPIEFMDYIPVTGIGPIYSELKLEFDDLFCGSYKGCIDVSPENFRHGDGIIKRSIKSVNCNGEIDVIFGYFNNATVAILEVQRLNMSASTTINVYGVIASTNSHFEDFSSTSILFVQKPTDSIEVCSMEKEKEHIGAITLSNTEKEKEHVGVIPLSKSRVGVPLGSVMYVDISLSCGDKDYQGTACFDTFLNGTDSQVVADCFRVKVTWNCNEFPTTEEEYNSDNSDIIPSSETTYHGKNINPYVSYFALT